TTAAACTATCATCTATCATTATTATACACATATAGATATAAACCAACTGCAGGCTCAAAGTTCAAACCAATACAACAACCATAAACTCTCTGTTATTTTCATTCAACCCTAACAATTTATTTATGAACCGATGAGTGAGATATAAGAAGAGTAAGTTGATGTTGTTGAGCTTGAAACCTACGTTCAAGATACAATTTAATGATTTCCATAACTGATACGAATCTTTTCATTTCAATTAGTTTTTTACTCAATTCAGCTTCTCGTGCCCTACCTCCTTGCAGCCTTGCTTCCGTTTCCGCTAACCGCAATCTGAGTCCTTCAACAACCGCAGTGTTTAAGTCTCGCCTTGGTGGTGACCTGCCGGCGTTTGGTGACGTGTAATCGTCACCGGACGGTGGTAATCGTTGCCCACCGCAGCACATATTGCAAGAGAATTGTGGGAGTTGATATTTCCAAACATGTTTTTGATAAATCCACACAGATTTACTAAACTGCGCTTAATGAGATGTtcacaagtttttttttttataatttattgAAGGGGCATTATTGAAAAGTATCACCAAACTTGTGTGGATCTATCAAAAGATTGTTTGGAAATATCACTTACCATTGTGGAAATGAAATTTAGGGATTTTATCTGTGTTGGGATTTTGAGAATCTTCTGATTTGCTTGAATTAATTATATGTGGTAGATTTATTAATTTCGGTCCCTTAAAATTGAACGTTTTACAACTTTGACCCATAGTTTTTATTACTTTTTCGTTAATTATTCTACTTTTATTaagataatataaatatatatacggagtaataaataataaatataaatataaataaatataaatgataaatgattTTTCTAAAGACACGCTTAAAACAAGTAAAAGTGTATAGCCGATATGTACAATATTTTTATGTACATTAGCGACAATCCTAGATCCATAAAAATTGTCGTTAGAAAAATTTGCCTATAAATAAATGTCAATATCAATATGAATAGATCAAGATTTTGTGATCAAGATTATGAAAGCTTCGTTGCAAATTTGGAGTATTATATACTATAAAATTTCAAATAAAATGGTAAAATCATATAAACTAGAATCATGAAGTTTTATAAACATGATTATATCTATGTACGACTACCTTTTAGTTTTCTTATGATTATTTATAACATTGAAGATTGATGGTTTTTGCTTCTTAGCTTTAACCCCAAATATGAATGATCTTAAAGGTATGCCTGGACGACTCGTAGGTGACTGCTCCGAAGAACTTTGTTTATACGGCATCTGATTATCTGATAGACCAAACTCGTCTTCTAATCTTC
This genomic window from Rutidosis leptorrhynchoides isolate AG116_Rl617_1_P2 chromosome 2, CSIRO_AGI_Rlap_v1, whole genome shotgun sequence contains:
- the LOC139893080 gene encoding protein SKIP34: MCCGGQRLPPSGDDYTSPNAGRSPPRRDLNTAVVEGLRLRLAETEARLQGGRAREAELSKKLIEMKRFVSVMEIIKLYLERRFQAQQHQLTLLISHSSVHK